One window of the Trifolium pratense cultivar HEN17-A07 linkage group LG2, ARS_RC_1.1, whole genome shotgun sequence genome contains the following:
- the LOC123905884 gene encoding SPX domain-containing membrane protein At4g22990-like isoform X1 → MVAFGKKLKDRQIQEWQGYYINYKLMKKRVRQYAQQIEQGTQDRRHVLKDFSRMLDNQIETIVLFLLEQQGLLASRIAKLGEVHNNLQEEPEINKITELREAYRAVGQDLLNLLYFVEINAIGLRKILKKFDKRFGYRFTDYYVKTRANHPYSQLQQVFKHVGLGAVVGALSRNLHELQDRQGSYLSIYDQPSLPLQDPVVDLINAAVDRLSNSTNFLNFMAQHALIMHDELPTPSEEHVDDERYHFMSLLLNLANTFLYMINTYIIVPTADDYSTSLGAAPTVCGIVIGAMAVAQVFSSVYFSAWSNKSYFRPLVFSSIALFIGNIFYACAYDIHSIWILLIGRLFCGLGSARAVNRRYISDCVPLKIRMQASAGFVSASALGMACGPALAGILQTNFKIYNLTFNQNTLPGWVMAIAWMVYLVWLWISFKEPSHDVEENQTPNQSNDAAENGALEKGLKQPLLITSDDKVDEDNDQDYDDSEEAPEESRLPANSIGEAYRLLTPSVKVQLLIYFMLKYVMEILLSESSVVTTYYFNWTTSTVAVFLACLGLTVLPVNIVVGSYISNMFEDRQILLTSEIMVCIGVLLSFHVIIPYTVLQYVCSGLLLFVSAEVLEGNLLFFFTYGIIANIQHAVKYLIRNRASVFYCCDSKG, encoded by the exons ATGGTTGCCTTTGGGAAAAAGTTGAAAGACAGACAAATTCAAGAATGGCAAGG ATATTACATAAACTACAAACTCATGAAGAAGCGAGTAAGGCAATATGCACAACAAATTGAACAGGGAACTCAAGATCGGCGGCATGTTCTCAAGGATTTCTCACGAATGTTGGATAATCAG ATTGAGACGATTGTGCTTTTCCTATTGGAGCAACAAGGGCTTTTGGCAAGTAGGATAGCAAAGCTTGGAGAGGTGCATAATAATTTGCAGGAGGAGCctgaaataaacaaaataactGAACTGCGAGAAGCTTATAGAGCAGTGGGACAAGATCTATTAAACCTGCTCTATTTTGTAGAGATCAACGCTATTGGCTTGCGTAAGATATTGAAGAAGTTTGATAAACGCTTTGGTTATAGATTCACTGATTACTATGTCAAAACTCGTGCAAATCATCCTTACTCCCAGCTGCAACAAGTGTTCAAGCATGTG GGATTAGGTGCTGTTGTGGGAGCCTTATCTCGCAATCTTCATGAGCTTCAGGATCGTCAGGGGAGCTACTTATCGATTTATGATCAGCCCTCTCTTCCTCTCCAg GATCCTGTCGTTGATTTGATAAATGCAGCTGTTGATAGGTTATCCAACTCAACAAACTTTCTTAACTTTATGGCACAACATGCACTCATTATGCACGATGAACTTCCTACCCCTTCGGAGGAACATGTTGACGATGAAAGATACCATTTTATGTCTCTTCTGCTGAACTTGGCAAACACATTTTTGTATATGATCAACACATATATCATTGTTCCTACAGCAGATGATTACTCTACAAGCCTTGGTGCTGCACCAACGGTTTGTGGTATTGTTATTGGGGCAATGGCTGTGGCACAGGTGTTTTCTTCTGTGTATTTCAGTGCATGGTCAAACAAGTCATACTTTAGACCTCTTGTATTCAGCAGCATAGCACTTTTCATCGGAAACATCTTTTATGCATGTGCATatgatattcattcaatatggaTTCTCTTAATTGGTCGTCTTTTTTGTGG ATTGGGTTCTGCCAGAGCTGTTAACCGGCGTTACATAAGTGATTGTGTTCCACTTAAAATCCGCATGCAAGCATCAGCTGGTTTTGTCAGTGCCAGTGCTCTTGGAATGGCATGTGGTCCTGCATTAGCTGGCATACTTCAGACCAATTTTAAGATTTACAACCTTACATTTAATCAAAATACTTTACCCGGGTGGGTTATGGCTATTGCTTGGATGGTATATCTAGTATGGTTATGGATCTCTTTTAAGGAACCTTCTCATGATGTTGAGGAGAATCAGACACCAAATCAGTCAAATGATG CAGCAGAAAATGGTGCACTAGAAAAAGGCCTAAAACAACCATTATTAATTACTTCGGATGATAAGGTAGATGAAGACAATGACCAAGATTATGATGATAGTGAGGAAGCTCCAGAGGAATCTCGCCTACCAGCCAATTCAATTGGAGAGGCATACAGACTCCTTACACCTTCTGTAAAG GTTCAGTTATTGATATATTTCATGCTTAAATATGTAATGGAGATTTTACTATCTGAATCTAGTGTCGTCACAACATACTACTTCAACTGGACAACCAGCACAGTTGCTGTTTTTCTTGCTTGCCTTGGCTTGACAGTTCTTCCTGTAAACATTGTTGTTGGAAGCTACATAAGCAACATGTTTGAGGACAG GCAAATTCTGTTGACATCAGAAATTATGGTCTGCATCGGAGTTTTACTCAGCTTCCATGTAATCATTCCATATACTGTGCTACAATACGTTTGTTCGGGTCTCCTTTTATTTGTTTCTGCAGAAGTACTAGAAGGtaatctcttatttttctttacatATGGTATTATAGCCAATATACAGCATGCTGTTAAATATTTAATACGGAACCGGGCATCTGTTTTTTACTGTTGTGATAGTAAAGGTTGA
- the LOC123905884 gene encoding SPX domain-containing membrane protein At4g22990-like isoform X2, whose translation MVAFGKKLKDRQIQEWQGYYINYKLMKKRVRQYAQQIEQGTQDRRHVLKDFSRMLDNQIETIVLFLLEQQGLLASRIAKLGEVHNNLQEEPEINKITELREAYRAVGQDLLNLLYFVEINAIGLRKILKKFDKRFGYRFTDYYVKTRANHPYSQLQQVFKHVGLGAVVGALSRNLHELQDRQGSYLSIYDQPSLPLQDPVVDLINAAVDRLSNSTNFLNFMAQHALIMHDELPTPSEEHVDDERYHFMSLLLNLANTFLYMINTYIIVPTADDYSTSLGAAPTVCGIVIGAMAVAQVFSSVYFSAWSNKSYFRPLVFSSIALFIGNIFYACAYDIHSIWILLIGRLFCGLGSARAVNRRYISDCVPLKIRMQASAGFVSASALGMACGPALAGILQTNFKIYNLTFNQNTLPGWVMAIAWMVYLVWLWISFKEPSHDVEENQTPNQSNDAENGALEKGLKQPLLITSDDKVDEDNDQDYDDSEEAPEESRLPANSIGEAYRLLTPSVKVQLLIYFMLKYVMEILLSESSVVTTYYFNWTTSTVAVFLACLGLTVLPVNIVVGSYISNMFEDRQILLTSEIMVCIGVLLSFHVIIPYTVLQYVCSGLLLFVSAEVLEGVNLSLLSRVMSSRLSRGTYNGGLLSTEAGTIARVIADATITLAGFLGQSSLLNVTLLPSLIISVFSIMATCYTYNSLY comes from the exons ATGGTTGCCTTTGGGAAAAAGTTGAAAGACAGACAAATTCAAGAATGGCAAGG ATATTACATAAACTACAAACTCATGAAGAAGCGAGTAAGGCAATATGCACAACAAATTGAACAGGGAACTCAAGATCGGCGGCATGTTCTCAAGGATTTCTCACGAATGTTGGATAATCAG ATTGAGACGATTGTGCTTTTCCTATTGGAGCAACAAGGGCTTTTGGCAAGTAGGATAGCAAAGCTTGGAGAGGTGCATAATAATTTGCAGGAGGAGCctgaaataaacaaaataactGAACTGCGAGAAGCTTATAGAGCAGTGGGACAAGATCTATTAAACCTGCTCTATTTTGTAGAGATCAACGCTATTGGCTTGCGTAAGATATTGAAGAAGTTTGATAAACGCTTTGGTTATAGATTCACTGATTACTATGTCAAAACTCGTGCAAATCATCCTTACTCCCAGCTGCAACAAGTGTTCAAGCATGTG GGATTAGGTGCTGTTGTGGGAGCCTTATCTCGCAATCTTCATGAGCTTCAGGATCGTCAGGGGAGCTACTTATCGATTTATGATCAGCCCTCTCTTCCTCTCCAg GATCCTGTCGTTGATTTGATAAATGCAGCTGTTGATAGGTTATCCAACTCAACAAACTTTCTTAACTTTATGGCACAACATGCACTCATTATGCACGATGAACTTCCTACCCCTTCGGAGGAACATGTTGACGATGAAAGATACCATTTTATGTCTCTTCTGCTGAACTTGGCAAACACATTTTTGTATATGATCAACACATATATCATTGTTCCTACAGCAGATGATTACTCTACAAGCCTTGGTGCTGCACCAACGGTTTGTGGTATTGTTATTGGGGCAATGGCTGTGGCACAGGTGTTTTCTTCTGTGTATTTCAGTGCATGGTCAAACAAGTCATACTTTAGACCTCTTGTATTCAGCAGCATAGCACTTTTCATCGGAAACATCTTTTATGCATGTGCATatgatattcattcaatatggaTTCTCTTAATTGGTCGTCTTTTTTGTGG ATTGGGTTCTGCCAGAGCTGTTAACCGGCGTTACATAAGTGATTGTGTTCCACTTAAAATCCGCATGCAAGCATCAGCTGGTTTTGTCAGTGCCAGTGCTCTTGGAATGGCATGTGGTCCTGCATTAGCTGGCATACTTCAGACCAATTTTAAGATTTACAACCTTACATTTAATCAAAATACTTTACCCGGGTGGGTTATGGCTATTGCTTGGATGGTATATCTAGTATGGTTATGGATCTCTTTTAAGGAACCTTCTCATGATGTTGAGGAGAATCAGACACCAAATCAGTCAAATGATG CAGAAAATGGTGCACTAGAAAAAGGCCTAAAACAACCATTATTAATTACTTCGGATGATAAGGTAGATGAAGACAATGACCAAGATTATGATGATAGTGAGGAAGCTCCAGAGGAATCTCGCCTACCAGCCAATTCAATTGGAGAGGCATACAGACTCCTTACACCTTCTGTAAAG GTTCAGTTATTGATATATTTCATGCTTAAATATGTAATGGAGATTTTACTATCTGAATCTAGTGTCGTCACAACATACTACTTCAACTGGACAACCAGCACAGTTGCTGTTTTTCTTGCTTGCCTTGGCTTGACAGTTCTTCCTGTAAACATTGTTGTTGGAAGCTACATAAGCAACATGTTTGAGGACAG GCAAATTCTGTTGACATCAGAAATTATGGTCTGCATCGGAGTTTTACTCAGCTTCCATGTAATCATTCCATATACTGTGCTACAATACGTTTGTTCGGGTCTCCTTTTATTTGTTTCTGCAGAAGTACTAGAAG GTGTCAACTTGTCACTACTTTCACGCGTCATGTCATCAAGGCTTTCTCGCGGAACATACAATGGCGGCCTTCTATCCACTGAGGCCGGAACAATCGCTAGAGTAATTGCTGATGCTACCATTACCTTAGCTGGATTTTTGGGTCAGAGTAGCCTCCTTAATGTCACCTTGCTTCCTTCACTCATCATTTCAGTATTCTCTATCATGGCAACCTGCTATACCTACAATTCTTTATACTGA